CACCAAGCTACTCGCTGCCTATTTTGTTGAAAAAACAGGGATGGATTCTGAGGCTCTAGATGCCAAGGCACACTCTGCCATTGTCAAACAGGCGGAACTTTGTAAACGGATGATTGGCCGAGATCTGATTGGAAAAATGAACTTTACCATAAACGGCAAAACACATGAAATCAGCTTGGATCGAAATGAATTTGAGAAGCTTGCAAGTCAGCTCTTGCTTCGTTTGCGCCACCCGATCGAGCGAGCATTGAGAGACGCATCTCTTACTCCTGAGGAGCTGGATGCTATCATTCTCATCGGTGGTGCCACCAGAATGCCGATAATCAAGTCGACTGTTAGCAAAATGTTTGGACGCTTGCCCTACTCGCAAATCAACCCAGATGAATCGGTAGCGATTGGAGCTGCGATTCAAGTTGCTCTCAAGGAGAGAAACGAAGCCTTAAAAGAGATTATTCTGACGGATGTATGCCCTTATACGCTTGGAACCGATATTGTGAAAAGAACAGCAAGTGGCTTTGAGGATGGACATTATCTGCCGATCATTGAACGTAACACGCCCATACCGGTGAGCAAAGTAAAGCGTCTGTATACAGTCAATGATGATCAGACTGCGATTCTCACCGAAATATACCAGGGGGAGAGCCGCCGTGTCGAGAACAACATCAAACTGGGGGAACTCAAAGTAGAGGTGCCAAAAGGTCCCGCAGGCCAGCAGTCTATAGATATACGCTATACCTATGATATTAATGGGATTTTGGAGGTTGAAGTTACTATAGTCAGTACTGGCTTGAAAAAGAACATGATTATTGAGAAAAACCCAGGAAGCCTGTCACCTGAGGAGATCGAAGCTCGTCTTAACGAATTGAGAGATATCAAAATCCATCCGCGTGACAGGGCCGAAAATAGACTGTTGCTTGCTCGGGGTGAACGGATGTATGAAGAATCCCTTGGGGACAAACGCACAGAAATTGCATATTTACTGGAAAAGTTCGAAGCTGTGTTAGCCACACAAGATCAGCAACTGATAAAAAAGGCAACTTTAGCGTTTAAAAAACAACTGGATCATTTAGAAGGGTGGTTCGACTACTAATGGGTGTGTGGGAGGTACTTGGGATTGAACCCACAGAAGATATTCAATCGATTAAAAAAGCCTACTCCCAAAAACTGAAGGTTCACCACCCAGAGGATGATCCGGAAGGCTATCAAAGGCTAAGAGAAGCATATGACTATGCAGTGAAGGCTGCGAAAAAGGGTGCCATCAAAGAAACTGGCCCGTCGTTCAGCGATGAAAGCAACATCCATATCTGGCCCAATCCTCCCAACACGGTCGAGCTAACAGTTGAAACGATAGACCGACCAGAAGAGATTGACCCAGTAGATGAATTCATGGAACAAGTTGAAGAGGTGTATTCTGATTTCTCTTCCCGTATCAGCCATGAACAATGGTCAAAGCTTTTAAATAACGATATTGTCTGGAATGTAAGGCTCAATGAAATAGTAGAAGTAACCTTATTGGATTTCTTGCATGAACATCGGTTTCTTCCTAAAAGAGTTTGGGAATCCATCGAATACTGTTTTCGATGGCGTGAACTAGCAACAGAAGATCCGGATGATCGAATGGAGCTTTTCACCGAAGAGTTTTACCATTTTTATTGTAGACAATTGGATGAACCTGCTCTTCGTTATACCTTTATACAGCATGCAGCCGATTTAGACTACGATGTGTTTCTGAACAAGCGGGAGACGGCATATCAGGCACTTAAGGAAAACAATCTGGAACTGGCAGGTCAATCGCTTGATGAAGCCTATGCGATGTATAAAGATGATCCTGACTTGCTTCGGCTACAGGGTGAATACTTCCTTCGAATGGGTGAAAAGGAGTCTGCTCTTGCTGCAATGGAACACGGAATCCGTATTTATCCAGATGACATCGATTGGTATCTGATTCGATCTCGGATATGGTATGAAACCCATCAATTCGTAGAAGCAAAAGACGAGTGTCTGTACATCCTCTCACGTATGCCTGCCAATATGGGTGCCCTGCGTCTGTTGGGGAAATGCTTCATTCAGCTTGGTGAGTTAGAGAAGGCAGAGGAGAACTACTTGAAGATATTGGAGAGTTTTCCGAATGATATCGATGCCATAACCAGCCTTGCACAAATCCGTTCTGAGATGGTGGAGCGGGCCAAGCGGATGCCCATTTTCACCAGAAGATCAGTCATAAAGAGATTGTATAAAAAGCTTGGGAAGCCAAATTTTTTTGGCAGTGTGAAACTGTTTTGGATGCAGTTGCCCAAAGCAGGTGTCGCATTCATTCTATCCTTCATTCTTTTTCTACATGTTTTGTTATCTGATTCTTTCATCAATGATACCGGATTAACACCTATCTCCTATCTGAAAAATAGGATTCATCCTGTAGAACTATCTTCCACTGAGGTGCTGAATCAACTGGATTATTCTGATGTCGCCCAAATAAAGCTTCCCAGTGTTCAGTTTCTAGGAATAACAGAGTATCAATTAAAAGCCCAAACGGGTGCTATCAGTACTCGATATAATTCTTCCTACAGTAAGAAACGTAATTGGGCTCGAAGCATTCTCCCCACAGGATGGTTTTATGTTGCTAAGCTTGATAACTCATCAATCGTTTTATTGGTCTCAGATGCTAATCAAGCCGTGCAGATACAAAAAAGTAATTTCATTGATTCGCCAGGAACAATCGTGAAAATGCCGGAAGAGTTACCTGACTATGTATGGGAAGTTTTGCAGATTACAGACTTTGGATCCAAATACAAAGATTCCAAATTTGTTGTCGATAAACTAATTGTTGTACATAATGTCACGAATGAAGTTCCTGTTAAAGCAGTGATTTATTCCGTATTGTTACTAGTTCTCTATGCATTTTTGCTTCGACTGTTTGTCAGAACCTACAAAACGGTCCGATTCTAATAAGGAGGAACCGATGGCACCCACCGTTCTTACCTATAATCAGAAGGGTCACAGATTATTTCTGCGAGCTCTTTCGTCTGTTTGCTTTAGCAAAAGTGGAGCCTACTATTATGCGTTATATCATGAAAATTTAAGTAGACGAACGTGCCTATTTCTTCTTAAGGAAAAACAGATTACAGATAAGACCGCACTCATTGATACAATAAAATGGCTCATATCGGAAGGGAAGAGGGAAGAATTCAATCGTCTCCGTCATTTCTTATTTACTTTTTCCGAATCAGAACGAACGGCATACATTCAAGCGTTACCCGAGGACCATCAATCGAAATCTCAGTTGATTCTTGTCGATTACTATTCGAGAGGTCTGCCTTCAGCGGGGATTGCTGCTCATGACTATGCTTGGTGCGTCCTTTTATCCAGAGCTGGCTTGAAACTCGGTTACTTGCAAAAGGATCAGGCAATGGAATATATGTTAAGTGCTGCAAGACTGGCACAACAAGCGTATTCCGGATGGAGTGAATATATTGCCGGTTTTGTGGCAGGAATTGATTTTCTAATTCCGGATACGTCTTTCCAAACTGCTAAAGAAAATCGAGGTTTCTACACCAAGCTGCTCGCCTCTAGGCACAGTCCCATGCGTCAAGTTGATTGGAATGTAGCTCTCAACAGTAATAAATGATCTGACCTTCGTAAAATATCAGTCCTCATTCGTACCAAGAAAATGTAGGGCTGGCTTGATTTTGAGTAAACCAAACAAATGTTCAAAACATAGAGTGGTTACCAACACGTCCTCGTCGATTAACACGAGGGCGTGTTTTTAAATAGAAATATGGGATTATATAGGGATATTGGAATGATATGTGA
This genomic stretch from Brevibacillus brevis harbors:
- a CDS encoding DUF1266 domain-containing protein produces the protein MAPTVLTYNQKGHRLFLRALSSVCFSKSGAYYYALYHENLSRRTCLFLLKEKQITDKTALIDTIKWLISEGKREEFNRLRHFLFTFSESERTAYIQALPEDHQSKSQLILVDYYSRGLPSAGIAAHDYAWCVLLSRAGLKLGYLQKDQAMEYMLSAARLAQQAYSGWSEYIAGFVAGIDFLIPDTSFQTAKENRGFYTKLLASRHSPMRQVDWNVALNSNK
- a CDS encoding J domain-containing protein; amino-acid sequence: MGVWEVLGIEPTEDIQSIKKAYSQKLKVHHPEDDPEGYQRLREAYDYAVKAAKKGAIKETGPSFSDESNIHIWPNPPNTVELTVETIDRPEEIDPVDEFMEQVEEVYSDFSSRISHEQWSKLLNNDIVWNVRLNEIVEVTLLDFLHEHRFLPKRVWESIEYCFRWRELATEDPDDRMELFTEEFYHFYCRQLDEPALRYTFIQHAADLDYDVFLNKRETAYQALKENNLELAGQSLDEAYAMYKDDPDLLRLQGEYFLRMGEKESALAAMEHGIRIYPDDIDWYLIRSRIWYETHQFVEAKDECLYILSRMPANMGALRLLGKCFIQLGELEKAEENYLKILESFPNDIDAITSLAQIRSEMVERAKRMPIFTRRSVIKRLYKKLGKPNFFGSVKLFWMQLPKAGVAFILSFILFLHVLLSDSFINDTGLTPISYLKNRIHPVELSSTEVLNQLDYSDVAQIKLPSVQFLGITEYQLKAQTGAISTRYNSSYSKKRNWARSILPTGWFYVAKLDNSSIVLLVSDANQAVQIQKSNFIDSPGTIVKMPEELPDYVWEVLQITDFGSKYKDSKFVVDKLIVVHNVTNEVPVKAVIYSVLLLVLYAFLLRLFVRTYKTVRF
- a CDS encoding molecular chaperone HscC, whose protein sequence is MTTIGIDLGTSNSLVAFWCDNGPELIPNALGEHLTSSVVSIDDNGEILVGQIAKERLITHPHVTAAAFKRYMGTEKLFKLGQYSFSPEELSSFVLKALKADAEAFFGYEVTEAVISVPAYFNDSQRKATKRAAELAGLKVERLISEPTAAAIAYGLHQEKSDTKFLVFDLGGGTFDVSILEFFEGVMEVKSIAGDNYLGGEDFTKLLAAYFVEKTGMDSEALDAKAHSAIVKQAELCKRMIGRDLIGKMNFTINGKTHEISLDRNEFEKLASQLLLRLRHPIERALRDASLTPEELDAIILIGGATRMPIIKSTVSKMFGRLPYSQINPDESVAIGAAIQVALKERNEALKEIILTDVCPYTLGTDIVKRTASGFEDGHYLPIIERNTPIPVSKVKRLYTVNDDQTAILTEIYQGESRRVENNIKLGELKVEVPKGPAGQQSIDIRYTYDINGILEVEVTIVSTGLKKNMIIEKNPGSLSPEEIEARLNELRDIKIHPRDRAENRLLLARGERMYEESLGDKRTEIAYLLEKFEAVLATQDQQLIKKATLAFKKQLDHLEGWFDY